Proteins encoded in a region of the Panicum hallii strain FIL2 chromosome 3, PHallii_v3.1, whole genome shotgun sequence genome:
- the LOC112885062 gene encoding uncharacterized protein LOC112885062 isoform X2, with the protein MELINGLRSKREEIEGLKSLVTNSREEKDMREMAAEELLEAVEEEKQLQHELFRALLPKDEADERDCILEVRAGTGGEEASLFAMDIFRMYEKYAQKNGWKFDVIDIMESAVKGYKEASGTISGPGAFGKLKFESGIHRVQRVPVTEKSGRVHTSAVSVAVLPQADEVDVQLRNEDLRIDTYRSGGSGGQSVNTTDSAVRITHIPTGTVVAIQDERSQHMNKAKALKVLRARLYEIERQRLHMDRSKLRSEQIGSGDRSERIRTYNFPQGRVTDHRVGITHHSIADVMEGENLDVFIDALLLQEEMDAIASFAA; encoded by the exons ATGGAGTTGATCAATGGGCTGAGGTCGAAACGGGAG GAAATCGAAGGTTTGAAATCTTTGGTAACAAATTCCCGTGAAGAGAAAGACATGCGCGAGATGGCAGCAGAAGAGCTACTTGAGGCTGTCGAGGAGGAGAAACAATTGCAGCATGAACTGTTTAGAGCTTTGCTTCCCAAAGATGAAGCAGATGAGAGGGATTGCATACTGGAGGTGCGTGCAG GAACTGGAGGAGAAGAGGCATCTTTGTTTGCAATGGATATATTCAGAAT GTACGAAAAGTATGCCCAGAAGAACGGGTGGAAATTTGATGTCATTGACATAATGGAGTCTGCTGTTAAAGGATACAAG GAAGCTAGTGGAACAATATCAGGTCCTGGGGCATTTGGCAAACTGAAGTTTGAGAGCGGCATTCATAGAGTTCAG CGAGTGCCAGTGACCGAAAAATCTGGACGGGTGCACACTAGTGCTGTATCAGTTGCTGTTCTTCCTCAAGCTGATGAG GTTGATGTCCAACTGCGGAATGAGGACCTGAGAATTGATACCTACAGATCAGGTGGCTCTGGAGGTCAGTCTGTTAATACAACTGACAGCGCAGTTAGGATAACTCATATTCCAACCGGAACAGTGGTTGCAATTCAAGACGAGAGATCACAGCACATG AACAAGGCCAAAGCTCTCAAAGTTCTCCGAGCACGATTGTATGAAATCGAAAGGCAAAGACTCCACATGGACCGATCAAAGCTTCGATCAGAGCAG ATTGGAAGTGGTGACAGGTCTGAGCGAATCAGAACATACAACTTTCCTCAGGGCCGTGTCACAGATCATCGTGTTGGAATCACTCACCACTCCATAGCAGATGTCATGGAAGGGGAGAACCTGGATGTATTCATCGATGCACTCCTGCTCCAAGAAGAGATGGATGCAATTGCTTCATTCGCAGCATAA
- the LOC112885062 gene encoding uncharacterized protein LOC112885062 isoform X1 codes for MQHHLRRCGGGAFAALRRLRRIPSAAAAAPPATWRRPCPPPRLYSTAEMSQQLPANLVAMMEQRMKLIEQRSAYLQEQINQPAALPEEYSRANKEFRKLESTMELINGLRSKREEIEGLKSLVTNSREEKDMREMAAEELLEAVEEEKQLQHELFRALLPKDEADERDCILEVRAGTGGEEASLFAMDIFRMYEKYAQKNGWKFDVIDIMESAVKGYKEASGTISGPGAFGKLKFESGIHRVQRVPVTEKSGRVHTSAVSVAVLPQADEVDVQLRNEDLRIDTYRSGGSGGQSVNTTDSAVRITHIPTGTVVAIQDERSQHMNKAKALKVLRARLYEIERQRLHMDRSKLRSEQIGSGDRSERIRTYNFPQGRVTDHRVGITHHSIADVMEGENLDVFIDALLLQEEMDAIASFAA; via the exons ATGCAGCATCACCTACgccgatgcggcggcggagctttcGCCGCGCTCCGACGGCTCCGCCGCATCCCTTCCGCTGCCGCAGCGGCGCCCCCGGCGACCTGGAGGCGTCCCTGCCCTCCTCCGCGGCTCTactccaccgccg AGATGAGCCAGCAACTGCCTGCGAACCTGGTGGCGATGATGGAGCAGAGAATGAAGTTGATCGAGCAGAGGAGTGCGTATCTACAGGAGCAAATCAACCAG CCAGCTGCCTTGCCCGAAGAGTACTCTAGGGCTAACAAGGAGTTCCGCAAGCTGGAGAGCACCATGGAGTTGATCAATGGGCTGAGGTCGAAACGGGAG GAAATCGAAGGTTTGAAATCTTTGGTAACAAATTCCCGTGAAGAGAAAGACATGCGCGAGATGGCAGCAGAAGAGCTACTTGAGGCTGTCGAGGAGGAGAAACAATTGCAGCATGAACTGTTTAGAGCTTTGCTTCCCAAAGATGAAGCAGATGAGAGGGATTGCATACTGGAGGTGCGTGCAG GAACTGGAGGAGAAGAGGCATCTTTGTTTGCAATGGATATATTCAGAAT GTACGAAAAGTATGCCCAGAAGAACGGGTGGAAATTTGATGTCATTGACATAATGGAGTCTGCTGTTAAAGGATACAAG GAAGCTAGTGGAACAATATCAGGTCCTGGGGCATTTGGCAAACTGAAGTTTGAGAGCGGCATTCATAGAGTTCAG CGAGTGCCAGTGACCGAAAAATCTGGACGGGTGCACACTAGTGCTGTATCAGTTGCTGTTCTTCCTCAAGCTGATGAG GTTGATGTCCAACTGCGGAATGAGGACCTGAGAATTGATACCTACAGATCAGGTGGCTCTGGAGGTCAGTCTGTTAATACAACTGACAGCGCAGTTAGGATAACTCATATTCCAACCGGAACAGTGGTTGCAATTCAAGACGAGAGATCACAGCACATG AACAAGGCCAAAGCTCTCAAAGTTCTCCGAGCACGATTGTATGAAATCGAAAGGCAAAGACTCCACATGGACCGATCAAAGCTTCGATCAGAGCAG ATTGGAAGTGGTGACAGGTCTGAGCGAATCAGAACATACAACTTTCCTCAGGGCCGTGTCACAGATCATCGTGTTGGAATCACTCACCACTCCATAGCAGATGTCATGGAAGGGGAGAACCTGGATGTATTCATCGATGCACTCCTGCTCCAAGAAGAGATGGATGCAATTGCTTCATTCGCAGCATAA